From Methanomassiliicoccales archaeon, a single genomic window includes:
- a CDS encoding sugar ABC transporter substrate-binding protein, whose amino-acid sequence MRKVLLVGLAVFFGVLGVMSKELVFYYVPHTGAGDPFWAVQKLGWETACKQLGVKGIFTAPVVFSVQEQVNMLESAIAARPDGIAVTISSDTAFDAPLKKAKELGIPVIAVNIEDYAPPYVPYLAYIGQDEFIVGETLANRVLKEFTPKRAVIGIHQPGLTCLELRAEGIIRTFAEKGIPIEKIDITPYPTQALEILKAYLKKYPDTDMIFTLGPLGAHPAIDLIIEQGLVGKVRLATCDVSDKILDAIKNDVMICAIAQQPFMQGYLAAVWLYLHVQYGFLPPAKMPTGPTVIDKTNLPIAEKQVQTTGGL is encoded by the coding sequence ATGCGTAAAGTCTTGCTTGTTGGGTTGGCTGTGTTTTTTGGGGTCTTAGGGGTTATGTCCAAGGAGTTGGTTTTTTACTATGTGCCTCATACTGGTGCTGGAGATCCTTTCTGGGCTGTACAAAAGCTCGGATGGGAAACAGCTTGTAAGCAGCTTGGTGTAAAAGGCATCTTCACAGCCCCTGTTGTGTTTTCTGTCCAAGAACAGGTCAACATGCTCGAGAGCGCAATAGCAGCTAGGCCGGATGGTATCGCTGTCACTATTTCTAGCGACACGGCATTTGACGCGCCCCTGAAGAAAGCTAAGGAGTTAGGGATCCCTGTCATTGCGGTCAATATTGAAGACTATGCTCCTCCATATGTGCCATATCTTGCTTACATTGGCCAGGATGAGTTCATAGTTGGTGAAACGTTGGCCAATAGAGTGTTGAAAGAGTTTACGCCGAAGCGTGCAGTTATTGGTATCCACCAACCAGGTCTTACGTGTCTTGAACTTAGGGCTGAGGGTATCATCCGAACGTTCGCCGAAAAGGGGATTCCCATCGAAAAAATAGACATTACTCCATATCCTACGCAAGCGCTGGAGATTTTGAAAGCTTATCTCAAAAAATACCCCGACACTGACATGATCTTTACCTTGGGCCCTTTGGGAGCCCATCCTGCCATTGACCTAATAATAGAACAAGGCTTAGTTGGCAAAGTAAGGTTGGCTACTTGTGATGTCAGTGACAAAATTCTTGATGCTATCAAAAATGACGTGATGATTTGCGCAATCGCCCAACAACCTTTTATGCAAGGGTATCTAGCTGCCGTATGGTTGTATCTGCATGTCCAATATGGATTTCTCCCGCCAGCAAAAATGCCTACAGGTCCTACAGTAATTGATAAAACTAACCTTCCCATTGCTGAAAAGCAAGTGCAAACTACTGGTGGGTTGTAA